One genomic window of Kaistia geumhonensis includes the following:
- a CDS encoding ABC transporter permease — MTSETLPARRPGLLVGALADKSQVVLIGLLVILCIAISVAAPQFYSVDNTIAILRQCALVLIVAVGMTMLLVAGEVDLSVGASLAFTGCVAMDVTNRTNSVTLGALAALAFAAAVGLFNGLVVTRLRINSLIATIATMMILQGSVYLYTREAVQNKHQLDAFTAIGAGYVGPIPIPVILAAAIFVLGYVALRFTLFGRYLYAVGANQKAARLSGLRAERLKVIAFVITGLCVGVAGLVLCSLMNAGQPTAGRGFELTVIAAVILGGTSLAGGRGTLVGTLLGVLLLKVNDNGIIILRWNQDLQMVVPGIVIVLATWLDIIRRKADAR, encoded by the coding sequence ATGACCAGCGAGACACTGCCCGCAAGGCGACCGGGGCTTCTCGTCGGCGCGCTCGCCGACAAGAGCCAGGTCGTGCTGATCGGCCTGCTCGTGATCCTCTGCATCGCCATCTCGGTCGCGGCGCCGCAGTTCTATTCCGTCGACAACACGATCGCGATCCTGCGCCAGTGCGCGCTGGTGCTGATCGTCGCCGTCGGCATGACCATGCTGCTTGTCGCCGGCGAGGTGGACCTCTCGGTCGGAGCCTCGCTCGCCTTCACCGGCTGCGTCGCCATGGACGTCACCAACCGCACCAACAGCGTCACGCTCGGCGCGCTGGCCGCGCTCGCCTTCGCCGCAGCGGTCGGCCTCTTCAACGGGCTGGTCGTGACCCGGCTCAGGATCAATTCGCTCATCGCCACCATCGCCACGATGATGATCCTGCAGGGCAGCGTCTATCTCTACACGCGCGAGGCGGTGCAGAACAAACACCAGCTCGACGCCTTCACCGCGATCGGCGCCGGCTATGTCGGGCCGATCCCGATCCCGGTGATCCTCGCCGCCGCCATCTTCGTCCTCGGCTATGTCGCGCTGCGCTTCACGCTGTTCGGCCGCTATCTCTACGCTGTCGGCGCCAACCAGAAGGCGGCGCGCCTCTCGGGCCTCCGCGCCGAGCGGCTCAAGGTCATCGCCTTCGTGATCACCGGCCTTTGCGTCGGCGTCGCCGGCCTCGTGCTCTGCTCGCTGATGAATGCCGGCCAGCCGACCGCCGGCCGCGGCTTCGAACTGACCGTCATCGCCGCAGTCATTCTCGGCGGCACCTCGCTCGCCGGCGGCCGCGGCACGCTGGTGGGCACGCTGCTCGGCGTGCTGCTGCTCAAGGTCAACGACAACGGCATCATCATCCTGAGGTGGAACCAGGACCTGCAGATGGTCGTGCCGGGCATCGTCATCGTCCTCGCCACCTGGCTCGACATCATCCGGAGGAAGGCCGATGCGCGCTGA
- a CDS encoding SDR family NAD(P)-dependent oxidoreductase, protein MTQEFDGKVALVTGAAMGIGAAVAELLAERGAKLVLVDRDAGALAEIAGRTGGEAVAGDLADRATLEAAIARVKERFGRLDVLSNNAGIQRYGTLETTTDALWDEVFDVNLKAIFRLSGLAIPLLRETRGAIVNMASVQGLASQANVVAYTAAKHALIGLTRAAAVDHAHEGIRVNAVAPGSVDTPMLRKTITMADDPAALSAIIDGMHPLGRRAAAREIAEVVAFLASDRASFVTGAVYVADGGLTIPLGGAPKPSETERKA, encoded by the coding sequence ATGACGCAGGAGTTCGACGGCAAGGTGGCGCTCGTCACCGGGGCCGCGATGGGTATCGGTGCGGCCGTGGCGGAGCTTCTTGCCGAACGGGGCGCGAAGCTCGTTCTGGTGGACCGCGACGCCGGGGCGCTCGCCGAGATCGCGGGGCGGACCGGCGGCGAGGCGGTGGCGGGCGATCTGGCCGACCGCGCCACGCTGGAGGCGGCGATCGCCCGCGTGAAGGAGCGGTTCGGCCGGCTCGATGTCCTTTCCAACAATGCCGGCATCCAGCGCTACGGCACGCTGGAGACGACGACCGACGCGCTCTGGGACGAGGTCTTCGACGTCAACCTGAAGGCGATCTTCCGCCTCTCGGGCCTCGCGATCCCGCTGCTGCGCGAAACCCGCGGCGCGATCGTCAACATGGCCTCGGTGCAGGGCCTCGCCTCGCAGGCGAATGTCGTCGCCTACACCGCCGCCAAGCACGCACTGATCGGCCTCACGCGCGCGGCCGCCGTCGACCATGCGCATGAGGGCATCCGCGTCAATGCCGTGGCGCCGGGCTCCGTCGACACGCCGATGCTGCGCAAGACCATCACCATGGCCGACGATCCGGCGGCGCTTTCCGCCATCATCGACGGCATGCACCCGCTCGGCCGCCGCGCCGCTGCGCGCGAGATCGCGGAAGTTGTCGCCTTCCTCGCCTCCGACCGCGCTTCGTTCGTCACCGGCGCGGTCTATGTCGCCGATGGCGGCCTCACCATTCCGCTCGGCGGCGCGCCCAAACCCTCCGAGACCGAGCGCAAGGCCTGA
- a CDS encoding extracellular solute-binding protein: protein MTVTLRGLAWDHRRCWGPLDASIAPYGAAHPGVSIQWDRRSLYEFGEGRLEDVLRQYDLIVFDHPFIGDIARGRLMVPFDDRLDDAARARFAADSVGGSWRSYEYDGAQWALPIDAAAQVASCRPDLLARYAETMPKSHAEALDLGRRLRADGCWIGLPFVPTDAMCLVMTLAAGRGDAVGMDGRFLDRDAVEAIIDELRALAALAHPASADWNPIRCYDHMVGHDDVVYTPYAFGYVNYSAPASGPRLRFGNIPAEGARGSLLGGAGIGVSAFSAHPAAAADYALFLCAPDYQRGDYVRFGGQPGSLAAWRDAEANRITGNFFADTLETLAGSYLRPTHPGFIGFFREATHSAADAIAGRLPARALADRLDTLYAASLPEMTA from the coding sequence ATGACGGTGACGCTGCGCGGGCTCGCCTGGGATCACAGGCGCTGCTGGGGGCCGCTCGATGCGAGCATCGCGCCCTATGGCGCCGCGCATCCGGGCGTCTCGATCCAGTGGGATCGCCGCAGCCTCTACGAGTTCGGCGAGGGCCGCCTCGAAGACGTGCTCCGCCAGTATGACCTCATCGTCTTCGACCATCCCTTTATCGGCGACATTGCCCGCGGCCGGCTCATGGTTCCCTTCGACGACCGGCTCGACGATGCCGCGCGCGCCCGCTTCGCGGCGGATTCGGTCGGCGGGTCCTGGAGATCCTATGAATATGACGGCGCGCAGTGGGCGCTGCCGATCGATGCCGCGGCGCAGGTTGCGTCCTGCCGCCCCGACCTACTCGCCCGCTATGCCGAGACGATGCCGAAAAGCCATGCCGAGGCTCTCGATCTCGGCCGGCGGCTCCGTGCGGACGGATGCTGGATCGGTCTCCCCTTCGTGCCCACCGACGCGATGTGCCTCGTCATGACGCTCGCGGCAGGTCGCGGTGATGCCGTCGGGATGGATGGTCGCTTTCTCGACCGCGATGCGGTCGAGGCCATCATCGACGAGCTGCGCGCGCTGGCGGCTCTGGCCCATCCCGCCTCGGCGGACTGGAATCCGATCCGCTGCTACGACCACATGGTCGGGCATGACGACGTCGTCTACACGCCTTATGCGTTCGGCTATGTGAATTACTCCGCGCCCGCTTCCGGGCCGCGCCTTCGCTTCGGCAACATCCCGGCCGAAGGCGCCAGGGGATCGCTGCTCGGCGGCGCCGGTATCGGTGTCTCGGCCTTTTCTGCCCATCCTGCGGCCGCGGCCGACTACGCGCTGTTCCTCTGCGCGCCGGACTACCAGCGCGGCGATTATGTGCGGTTCGGCGGCCAGCCGGGATCGCTCGCCGCCTGGCGCGATGCCGAGGCCAACCGGATCACCGGCAATTTCTTCGCCGACACGCTGGAAACGCTCGCCGGTTCCTATCTCCGTCCGACCCATCCGGGGTTCATCGGCTTCTTCCGCGAGGCGACGCACTCCGCCGCCGACGCCATCGCCGGTCGGCTTCCGGCGCGGGCGCTGGCGGACCGCCTCGACACGCTCTATGCCGCCTCGCTGCCGGAGATGACGGCATGA
- a CDS encoding sugar ABC transporter substrate-binding protein encodes MKKMLMGLLAGSAIAVLAVGSAYAEGAPKKIGYVVNYATHEWYQNVIKGMKDRGAQLGITVEVKDANLDAAKQIAAAEDFMSQGVDVLIITPVNEDAVAPLLRRAKQEGMPIVLEGNPVKGMTTLVAICDYDTGYHAGVEAGKYAKEKLGGTAKVMNVGLPLLSATVLRSKGFMDGLKTEIPGATLVHDLDGGGNPDRSFEVSAAALAQNGDVNIIYGINDSSSLGGLQAWKAAGKSQDGLLVVGTGGEGLAFINAIEKEPSYRIEAAMFPEKVGFTAVDAAVKLYNKEEVPTWIVSPTTPMVGEDWQKYYSVDGTTRTIKWDAVNAVKAPDKCMQTAADLKK; translated from the coding sequence ATGAAGAAGATGCTGATGGGACTGCTCGCCGGATCCGCCATCGCGGTGCTGGCGGTGGGCTCGGCCTATGCCGAGGGCGCGCCGAAGAAGATCGGCTACGTCGTCAACTACGCGACGCACGAGTGGTACCAGAACGTCATCAAGGGCATGAAGGACCGCGGCGCCCAGCTCGGCATCACGGTCGAGGTCAAGGACGCCAATCTCGACGCCGCGAAGCAGATCGCCGCCGCCGAGGACTTCATGTCCCAGGGCGTGGACGTCCTGATCATCACGCCGGTCAACGAGGACGCCGTCGCTCCGCTGCTGCGCCGTGCCAAGCAGGAAGGCATGCCCATCGTGCTCGAGGGCAACCCGGTCAAGGGCATGACGACGCTGGTCGCCATCTGCGACTACGACACCGGCTATCACGCGGGCGTCGAGGCCGGCAAATATGCCAAGGAGAAGCTCGGCGGCACGGCGAAGGTCATGAATGTCGGCCTGCCGCTGCTGTCGGCCACGGTGTTGCGCTCCAAGGGCTTCATGGACGGCCTGAAGACCGAGATCCCGGGCGCAACGCTGGTGCATGATCTCGACGGCGGCGGCAATCCGGACCGCTCCTTCGAGGTGTCGGCTGCCGCGCTCGCGCAGAACGGCGACGTCAACATCATCTACGGCATCAACGACAGTTCCTCGCTCGGCGGTCTCCAGGCCTGGAAGGCGGCCGGCAAGTCGCAGGACGGCCTGCTCGTGGTCGGCACGGGCGGCGAGGGTCTCGCCTTCATCAATGCGATCGAGAAGGAGCCGTCCTACCGGATCGAGGCGGCGATGTTCCCGGAGAAGGTCGGCTTCACGGCGGTCGACGCGGCCGTCAAGCTCTACAACAAGGAAGAGGTCCCGACCTGGATCGTCAGCCCGACGACGCCGATGGTCGGCGAGGACTGGCAGAAATACTACTCGGTCGACGGCACGACGCGCACCATCAAGTGGGACGCCGTCAACGCCGTGAAGGCGCCCGACAAGTGCATGCAGACGGCGGCTGACCTCAAGAAGTAA
- a CDS encoding IclR family transcriptional regulator, which translates to MSETERAMTLDEDEGADAGSRRDYKVPAAEKALDILEFMAARNEDVTQTELSLGLGRSIHEIYRVIQLLEGRGYLVRTKADRYRLSLKLFELAHMHPPVNRLVDSALPVMRELVGNTDQSCHLVVLREATVLIVLQVESPLPMRYSVALGSHFPVLETSSGAVLLAALPPAEREALVRRILASGEAGATRPEIDARLAAIAELGYEMRASLAVDGCTNISLPVRDHMGATVAALTVPYLPQKRARFSRESVLETTRAAASEISRALGAPEQAGRNRAIRLPAAQEQKR; encoded by the coding sequence ATGAGCGAGACGGAGCGGGCGATGACGCTGGACGAGGACGAGGGTGCGGATGCCGGGTCGCGGCGTGACTACAAGGTGCCGGCGGCCGAGAAGGCGCTGGACATTCTCGAATTCATGGCGGCCCGCAACGAGGACGTCACGCAGACCGAGCTGTCGCTGGGCCTCGGCCGGTCGATCCACGAGATCTACCGCGTCATCCAGCTTCTGGAGGGGCGCGGCTATCTCGTCCGCACCAAGGCCGACCGCTACCGCCTGTCGCTGAAGCTGTTCGAGCTGGCGCATATGCATCCGCCGGTGAACCGGCTCGTCGACAGCGCGCTGCCGGTCATGCGCGAGCTCGTCGGCAACACCGACCAGAGCTGCCATCTCGTCGTGCTGCGCGAAGCGACGGTGCTCATCGTGCTGCAGGTCGAGTCGCCGCTGCCCATGCGCTATTCCGTGGCTCTCGGTTCGCATTTCCCCGTGCTCGAGACGAGTTCCGGCGCCGTGCTGCTCGCGGCGCTGCCGCCGGCCGAGCGCGAGGCGCTGGTACGGCGCATCCTCGCCAGCGGCGAGGCCGGTGCGACACGGCCGGAGATTGATGCGCGGCTCGCCGCGATCGCCGAACTCGGCTACGAGATGCGCGCCTCGCTCGCTGTCGACGGCTGCACCAACATTTCGCTGCCGGTGCGCGACCATATGGGTGCGACCGTCGCAGCCCTCACCGTTCCCTATCTGCCGCAGAAGCGCGCCCGCTTCAGCCGCGAAAGCGTGCTGGAGACGACCCGCGCCGCGGCGAGCGAGATCTCGCGCGCGCTGGGCGCGCCCGAGCAGGCCGGCAGGAACAGGGCCATCCGGCTCCCCGCCGCACAAGAGCAGAAACGCTAA
- a CDS encoding autotransporter outer membrane beta-barrel domain-containing protein, producing MGALPAGLVLAASPALGESIWVLPGNGNWTTPSNWSPAGEPTAASSARVDNGGEAQVTFPGAAAAGLTIGGASGSSGSIAVTSGGTLTTTSATPSIVGGSGAGTLTVTRLGSKWTNAGGLVIGHAAGSSGRMIVDMGATVATGSAAGSTTVIANQAGSAGSLSIDGDGSIVTVDNTLVVGNAGTATLRVSSGGVLTDAGSVVGAAAGGSGTATVTGSGSLWNTSGALTLGRSGSAGLTVEAGGTVKTDSAIAGLESSGNAAIKVTGTGSGLAATGELTLGSSGSGELTVEAGGTASASTITLGATDGGSGSAKVTGSDSLLSASGSGGLVLGASGDGDLVVEGGGRATAPTMTLGDEASGSGTLLVTGANSSVGAQTMAIGAEGAGSATVQAGAFMQTAQTIVGSEAGSTGTLAVDGAGSVAITLDALTIGADGTGDLTVSGSAAVAAGTLAAGSGGGGNGSIVVTGEGSDLTANGAATIGGSGTGDLTISLGATVNAGSMVIGADATGGGTVLVTDNGSALAAGTSLMVGGAGQGTLTLVNGGTVSAGSLSVGSAESGIGTLVVSNLGSMLAIDGDGTIGDAGDGALTVTSSGTMTSGDAVIGASAGSIGAATVTGSGSDWAAGALTIGGAGIGTLQVTAAGTLESGSATIGAAPGSSGSVLVDGGGSVWTADGDLAVGAGGSGSLQVTAAGKVTSGAATIGTAAGSSGSVSIDGDGSVWSANGDVVVGQAGDGSVLVTAGGTLNTAGAITLASEAGSSGVLQIGDGAGSGSVTASAVTGGGGTATVIFDHTDLGYTFTPAITGTASVQQTGSGTTILAAENTYTGATTIEAGTLQAGAADVLSAASAVTVATGGTLALAGTDQTVPSIANAGTVSTLGNTAGAELTVTGDYSASGGTLVLGAKLGNDASPADKLVVEGDVSGTTSVSVTNLGGTGARTTGDGIEVIAIGGASPAGAFSGNRIVAGAWDYRLYQGGVGADADDGNWYLRSDLSLAAQTYAAWPATLVNFGIASIGTYRQRTGIWSYGAAGVTVGDAWVRGFGRGGTASPAGGMPFDQSLGFGQTGVEAELPLQLAAPGELKAGVMATFGRSTADVSATTHGVVGSGSVDTGAFGIGGNLTWTGSGGDLDGVYVDTVGQITWYDTDFGVNDAGSLASTSAVGGAISVEVGKWIEVAKGFAIVPQTQLAYIATSAGGFTDRDGTLVDGISASGFVGRTGIRAEHSGFLGSGPDDAMRLNAYLLANLAYAFGGSYAVSVGGTALDQDSAPLLGELGLGATLQMTAAAALYGEASYAAAFSGGASAWSGNLGLKLDW from the coding sequence ATGGGTGCGCTGCCGGCCGGGCTTGTGCTCGCCGCCTCCCCGGCCCTCGGCGAATCGATCTGGGTCCTTCCCGGCAACGGCAACTGGACGACGCCGTCGAACTGGTCGCCGGCCGGCGAGCCCACCGCGGCCTCTTCGGCGCGCGTCGACAATGGCGGCGAGGCGCAGGTGACCTTTCCCGGCGCCGCGGCCGCCGGCCTCACCATCGGCGGCGCCTCGGGATCGTCGGGCAGCATCGCGGTCACCTCCGGCGGGACACTGACCACGACCTCGGCGACGCCGAGCATTGTCGGCGGCAGCGGCGCCGGCACGCTCACCGTCACCCGACTCGGTTCGAAATGGACCAATGCCGGCGGTCTCGTCATCGGCCACGCGGCGGGCAGTTCCGGCCGCATGATCGTCGACATGGGGGCCACCGTCGCGACGGGAAGCGCGGCCGGTTCAACGACCGTCATCGCCAACCAGGCCGGATCGGCCGGCAGTCTCTCGATCGATGGCGACGGATCGATCGTCACCGTCGACAACACCCTCGTCGTCGGCAATGCCGGAACGGCCACGCTGCGCGTCTCGAGCGGCGGCGTGCTCACCGATGCCGGGTCCGTTGTCGGCGCGGCGGCGGGCGGCTCCGGCACGGCGACCGTGACCGGCTCCGGTTCGCTCTGGAACACGTCGGGCGCACTGACGCTCGGGCGCTCCGGCAGCGCGGGTCTCACCGTCGAGGCCGGGGGCACCGTCAAGACGGACAGCGCGATCGCGGGGCTCGAATCCTCCGGAAACGCGGCGATCAAGGTGACCGGCACAGGCTCCGGCCTCGCGGCAACGGGCGAACTGACGCTCGGCTCGTCCGGCTCGGGCGAACTCACCGTCGAGGCGGGCGGCACCGCGTCGGCATCGACCATCACGCTCGGCGCAACCGACGGCGGCAGCGGCTCGGCCAAGGTCACCGGGTCGGATTCGCTGCTGTCGGCCTCGGGCTCGGGCGGCCTCGTTCTCGGCGCCTCGGGCGACGGCGATCTTGTGGTCGAGGGCGGCGGCCGTGCCACGGCGCCGACGATGACGCTCGGCGACGAAGCATCCGGCTCTGGCACGCTTCTCGTGACCGGCGCCAATTCCTCCGTCGGCGCCCAGACGATGGCGATCGGCGCGGAAGGCGCAGGCAGCGCCACGGTCCAGGCGGGCGCCTTCATGCAGACTGCGCAGACCATAGTCGGGAGCGAGGCCGGCTCGACGGGAACGCTTGCGGTCGACGGCGCAGGATCGGTGGCAATCACCTTGGACGCCCTGACGATCGGTGCCGACGGGACCGGCGACCTCACCGTGTCGGGATCGGCGGCCGTCGCCGCCGGAACGCTCGCAGCCGGGTCTGGCGGAGGCGGCAACGGCAGCATCGTGGTGACCGGCGAAGGATCCGATCTCACCGCGAATGGCGCGGCGACGATCGGCGGATCGGGGACGGGCGACCTGACGATCTCGCTCGGTGCCACCGTGAATGCGGGCTCGATGGTCATCGGCGCCGATGCGACGGGCGGCGGGACGGTACTCGTCACGGACAACGGCTCGGCGCTCGCGGCAGGGACGAGCCTCATGGTCGGCGGGGCCGGCCAAGGCACACTGACGCTGGTGAATGGCGGCACCGTCTCGGCGGGCAGCCTTTCGGTCGGCAGCGCGGAAAGCGGCATCGGCACGCTGGTCGTCAGCAATCTCGGCTCCATGCTCGCCATCGACGGCGATGGCACGATCGGCGACGCCGGCGACGGCGCGCTCACCGTCACCTCTTCGGGAACGATGACGAGTGGCGACGCCGTCATCGGCGCCTCGGCCGGAAGTATCGGCGCTGCGACGGTGACCGGCAGCGGCTCGGACTGGGCGGCGGGCGCGCTGACCATCGGCGGCGCCGGCATCGGCACGCTTCAGGTGACGGCGGCCGGCACGCTGGAAAGCGGATCGGCCACGATCGGCGCGGCGCCTGGCTCATCCGGCTCGGTCCTGGTCGATGGCGGCGGCTCGGTCTGGACAGCGGATGGCGACCTCGCCGTCGGCGCCGGCGGCAGCGGCTCGCTGCAGGTCACGGCCGCAGGCAAGGTCACCAGCGGCGCGGCCACGATCGGCACGGCGGCCGGTTCGTCCGGCTCCGTGTCCATCGACGGCGACGGCTCGGTCTGGTCTGCGAACGGCGATGTCGTCGTCGGCCAAGCTGGCGACGGCTCGGTTCTGGTCACTGCGGGCGGAACGCTGAACACGGCCGGCGCCATCACGCTCGCCTCGGAAGCGGGCAGTTCCGGCGTGCTGCAGATTGGCGATGGCGCCGGCTCGGGGTCGGTGACGGCGAGCGCGGTCACAGGCGGCGGCGGCACGGCGACGGTGATCTTCGACCATACCGATCTCGGCTACACTTTCACTCCTGCGATCACCGGCACGGCATCGGTACAGCAGACCGGCAGCGGCACCACCATCCTCGCCGCCGAGAACACCTATACCGGCGCCACCACGATCGAGGCCGGCACGCTCCAGGCTGGTGCCGCGGATGTGCTGAGCGCCGCCTCCGCGGTCACCGTCGCCACCGGCGGAACGCTGGCGCTCGCCGGCACCGACCAGACCGTCCCCTCGATCGCCAATGCAGGCACGGTCTCGACCCTCGGCAACACCGCCGGCGCGGAACTGACGGTAACCGGCGACTATTCGGCAAGCGGCGGCACGCTCGTGCTGGGTGCCAAGCTCGGCAACGACGCTTCCCCGGCCGACAAGCTGGTGGTCGAGGGCGACGTTTCGGGCACGACCAGCGTCTCCGTCACCAATCTCGGCGGCACCGGCGCGCGCACGACCGGGGACGGAATCGAGGTGATCGCCATCGGCGGCGCATCGCCGGCCGGCGCCTTCTCCGGCAACCGGATCGTCGCCGGCGCCTGGGACTACAGGCTCTACCAGGGCGGCGTCGGAGCGGACGCGGATGACGGCAACTGGTACCTCCGCAGCGATCTCTCGCTCGCTGCGCAGACCTACGCCGCCTGGCCCGCCACGCTCGTCAATTTCGGCATCGCCAGCATCGGTACCTATCGCCAGCGCACGGGCATCTGGAGCTATGGCGCCGCCGGCGTCACGGTCGGCGATGCCTGGGTGCGCGGCTTCGGCCGCGGCGGCACCGCGAGCCCGGCCGGCGGAATGCCCTTCGACCAGTCGCTCGGCTTCGGGCAGACGGGCGTCGAGGCCGAGCTTCCCCTGCAACTGGCCGCGCCCGGCGAACTCAAGGCCGGCGTGATGGCGACATTCGGCCGCTCGACCGCCGACGTTTCGGCGACGACGCATGGCGTTGTGGGTTCTGGCTCGGTCGATACCGGCGCCTTCGGCATCGGCGGCAATCTGACCTGGACCGGGTCGGGCGGCGATCTCGACGGCGTCTATGTCGACACGGTCGGGCAGATCACCTGGTACGACACCGATTTCGGCGTCAACGATGCAGGCTCGCTCGCCTCGACCAGCGCCGTCGGCGGCGCGATCAGCGTCGAGGTCGGCAAGTGGATCGAGGTCGCCAAGGGCTTCGCCATCGTGCCCCAGACGCAGCTCGCCTATATCGCGACCAGCGCCGGTGGCTTCACCGATCGCGACGGCACACTGGTCGACGGCATCTCGGCGAGCGGCTTCGTCGGACGGACGGGCATCCGGGCGGAACACTCCGGCTTCCTCGGCAGCGGGCCGGATGACGCAATGCGTCTCAACGCCTATCTCCTCGCCAATCTCGCCTATGCCTTCGGCGGCAGTTATGCCGTCTCGGTCGGCGGCACGGCACTCGACCAGGATTCGGCGCCGCTGCTCGGCGAACTCGGCCTCGGCGCGACGCTGCAGATGACCGCCGCCGCCGCTCTTTATGGCGAGGCCAGCTATGCCGCGGCCTTCTCCGGCGGCGCCAGCGCCTGGTCCGGCAATCTCGGCCTGAAGCTCGACTGGTAG
- a CDS encoding GntR family transcriptional regulator has translation MFDDGPMPVKTRSTAQGVFELLRGEIVLNQLKPLEPIREGQIAERIGVSRTPVREALLRLADLGLVDIYPQSGTRVAPIRLSKVRAAQLIREAVEVEVVSRAAARMTPAALSAIDAIIEDQARAATRGDTRRLYELDEAFHRAIFEIADCLAAADELEDVKLHLNRLRYLSVDWPRSADYIVAEHRLIREALGAQDAVAAAAAMRTHLRAVLVPLEMMSRRNGIAAAI, from the coding sequence GTGTTCGACGACGGCCCGATGCCGGTGAAAACGCGCTCGACGGCCCAGGGCGTCTTCGAGCTGCTGCGCGGCGAGATCGTGCTCAACCAACTGAAACCGCTCGAGCCGATCCGGGAGGGCCAGATCGCCGAGCGCATCGGCGTTTCGCGCACGCCGGTTCGCGAGGCGCTGCTCCGCCTCGCCGATCTCGGCCTCGTCGACATCTATCCCCAGAGCGGCACCCGCGTGGCGCCGATCCGTCTTTCCAAGGTGCGCGCCGCCCAGCTGATCCGCGAGGCGGTCGAGGTCGAGGTCGTCAGCCGCGCCGCCGCGCGCATGACGCCGGCCGCGCTCTCCGCCATCGACGCGATCATCGAGGACCAGGCGCGGGCCGCGACGCGCGGCGACACGCGCCGGCTCTACGAACTCGACGAGGCCTTCCACCGCGCCATCTTCGAGATCGCCGACTGCCTGGCGGCCGCGGACGAGCTGGAAGACGTGAAGCTTCACCTGAACCGCCTGCGCTACCTCTCGGTCGATTGGCCGCGCAGCGCGGACTACATCGTGGCCGAGCACCGCCTGATCCGCGAGGCGCTCGGCGCGCAGGACGCCGTGGCGGCCGCGGCGGCGATGCGGACGCATCTGCGCGCCGTGCTCGTGCCGCTCGAAATGATGTCGCGCCGCAACGGCATCGCGGCCGCGATCTGA